The Thalassotalea psychrophila genome window below encodes:
- a CDS encoding mechanosensitive ion channel family protein: MQSTRISFFITSVLGFLTVLFTLPVKAQMAVPDSKELQVISTLAEVVKPGGLFMSVILFIVVWAILKVVKTIVNDLSEVFAERRLLLQKALVFFQFLIYFFAISTSVLMSFEFSKELLAILGGTLAVAVGFAMKDLAASVVAGIIIMFDRPFQVGDRVLFGGEYGDIVAIGLRSVKMNTLDDNVVTIPNNTFLNQLTSCGNYGELDMQVAITFHIGVDEDLSQAQKIIRECAALSKFAYLNKPITVLLCQVLTNNFIAYKLTVKVYVLDTKYEKALETDITLRVNEEFRKANILAPTMQVSNTIQRA, encoded by the coding sequence ATGCAGAGTACAAGAATATCTTTTTTTATAACTAGCGTATTAGGGTTTCTAACTGTTTTATTTACTTTACCGGTAAAAGCCCAAATGGCAGTGCCCGATTCAAAAGAGTTGCAGGTAATTTCTACTCTTGCTGAAGTAGTAAAACCGGGCGGCCTTTTTATGTCGGTAATTTTATTTATTGTCGTTTGGGCCATTCTGAAGGTGGTGAAAACCATAGTAAATGATTTAAGTGAAGTGTTTGCTGAACGACGTTTACTTTTGCAAAAAGCATTAGTGTTCTTCCAATTCCTAATTTATTTTTTTGCTATTTCAACATCAGTGCTAATGAGTTTTGAATTCAGTAAAGAGTTGTTAGCGATCTTAGGTGGTACTCTGGCTGTTGCAGTGGGTTTTGCGATGAAAGATCTCGCCGCGTCCGTTGTCGCTGGGATCATTATTATGTTTGATAGGCCTTTTCAAGTGGGTGACAGAGTGTTATTTGGCGGCGAATATGGCGATATAGTGGCTATCGGTTTACGTTCAGTTAAAATGAATACCCTCGATGATAATGTAGTTACCATTCCAAACAATACTTTTTTAAACCAACTGACGTCTTGTGGTAATTACGGCGAATTAGACATGCAAGTTGCAATAACCTTCCATATTGGAGTGGATGAAGATTTATCGCAAGCTCAAAAAATTATCCGAGAATGCGCTGCATTAAGTAAATTTGCATATTTAAACAAGCCAATAACAGTACTACTTTGCCAAGTTCTGACAAATAATTTCATTGCGTACAAGCTCACGGTTAAAGTTTATGTTTTAGATACTAAATATGAAAAAGCGTTAGAAACAGACATTACTTTACGAGTAAATGAAGAGTTTAGAAAAGCGAATATTTTGGCACCGACGATGCAAGTGAGTAATACGATTCAAAGAGCATAA
- the torC gene encoding pentaheme c-type cytochrome TorC, with the protein MLKSFKDFFSIIKKPSVHYSLGTLAFGGFVAGIIFWGGFNTALEITNTEKFCISCHEMEDNVYQELKGTVHWSNHAGVRATCPDCHVPHNWTDKMARKMQASKEVWGKIFGTINTREKFIAQRGRLAQNEWDRFTSNNSLECKNCHNYNSMDFTAMSERAKVQMKMAAERDQSCIDCHKGIAHELPENMGSGEGMLAELEAMATNSFDEGESYYSVRQLALFENEGLSKDAGELNAATKVTILENTGDAMKVELSVWRKNKGFGRVLYEDFAMNINSGYLTPEVAQSENFVTVTGEEKEDDLTGLPWQEIKVEVWMRPQSLADSTDDLWLYAGSTYDKTCSVCHSQPAVNHFDSNTWPGMFNGMLSFVNLDGDTQALVLKYLQKHSSDFNKAH; encoded by the coding sequence ATGCTTAAATCATTTAAAGATTTCTTTTCTATTATTAAAAAACCAAGCGTACATTATAGCTTAGGAACGTTAGCTTTCGGTGGCTTTGTTGCTGGAATTATATTTTGGGGTGGCTTTAATACCGCTTTAGAGATTACCAATACAGAGAAGTTTTGTATTAGCTGTCATGAAATGGAAGACAATGTTTACCAAGAATTGAAAGGCACGGTTCACTGGTCAAATCATGCTGGTGTTAGAGCTACGTGTCCTGACTGTCATGTGCCACACAACTGGACTGATAAAATGGCGCGCAAGATGCAAGCATCTAAAGAAGTTTGGGGGAAAATATTTGGCACGATTAACACTCGCGAGAAATTTATTGCACAGCGAGGTCGATTAGCTCAAAACGAATGGGACCGATTTACTTCAAATAATTCTTTAGAATGTAAAAATTGCCATAATTATAACTCTATGGATTTCACCGCAATGAGTGAACGAGCTAAAGTACAAATGAAAATGGCAGCGGAACGAGATCAAAGCTGTATCGATTGCCATAAAGGCATTGCTCATGAACTTCCAGAAAATATGGGCTCAGGTGAAGGGATGTTGGCCGAACTTGAAGCTATGGCGACCAATAGCTTTGACGAAGGTGAAAGCTACTACAGTGTACGTCAGTTAGCCTTGTTTGAAAATGAAGGGTTAAGTAAAGATGCCGGTGAGTTAAATGCAGCGACTAAAGTTACTATCCTAGAAAATACTGGCGATGCAATGAAAGTAGAACTGAGTGTTTGGCGTAAAAACAAAGGTTTTGGTCGTGTTTTATACGAAGATTTCGCAATGAATATAAACTCAGGATATTTAACACCAGAAGTCGCTCAGTCAGAAAATTTTGTTACGGTGACTGGTGAAGAAAAAGAGGATGATTTAACCGGACTTCCATGGCAAGAAATTAAAGTTGAAGTGTGGATGAGGCCACAATCTCTCGCTGATTCAACTGACGATTTATGGCTATATGCAGGATCAACTTATGATAAAACCTGTAGTGTTTGTCATTCACAGCCTGCAGTTAACCATTTTGACTCGAACACTTGGCCTGGCATGTTTAATGGTATGTTGTCATTTGTAAACCTCGATGGTGATACCCAAGCATTAGTACTTAAATATTTGCAGAAACATTCTTCCGATTTTAACAAAGCTCATTAA
- a CDS encoding zinc-dependent metalloprotease, translated as MKRYSIALMFLFTLLFGNQFAQASENFKENKTFHSGFIPFYLDGSTGNVYLEISDFNQQFLFQSSMPHGLGSNDIGLDRGQLGQTRLVQFEKVGNKVFLRQLNTYYRADSDNTLERQAIDEAFATSIIWGFKVEKVINNKVVIDYTPFLLSDIHNLSASLKSSKQGNYSIDATRSGLYEKRTKAFVDNTELEAIVTFKGKDAGKHLRSVTPDANAVTVNFHHSLIRLPDAQYQPRKFHTYSGMWSVEYADYASNIDAPLLQRVIPRHRLTKKNPDAELSEAVEPIIYYLDPGVPEPVRSALIDGALWWDQAFSAIGYKNAFQVKMLPEDADPMDIRYNVIQWVHRATRGWSYGASVVDPRTGEILKGHVTLGSLRVRQDYLIALGLTSPFKSSDVNTTEQKEMALARIRQLSAHEVGHTLGIAHNFSASVNNRASVMDYPHPLITLDAQGDIDLSNAYAADIGVWDKHVINYAYADFNNEQQGLAQVIKTAKEQGLQYMSDPDSRPKGGAEASGHLWDNGEDPVAELTRVMAVRAKALSNFGINSIEQGTPFSELEDTLVPVYNFHRYQVEAAAKVIAGVNYSYAVKGEDDIAQSVVSAEKQQAAINALLATLEPEFLTLSNDIISLIPPKAYGYYRSRESFRSNTSLSFDPVTAAQASAKYTLSLMLTPQRLARLNQQHMLDNRIPSVHNLIAEVIIATIKQDSKSGLSSAVQQRINQQVLDSVLALFHNDKLVAEVRSQVYANLLDLQSWLKGKTSYHFKSNSLYPQYHLLQQQIAFSLQQGKTIINEVPVSMPPGSPIGASSR; from the coding sequence ATGAAACGATACTCTATCGCTCTCATGTTTTTATTTACACTGTTATTTGGCAATCAATTTGCACAAGCCAGTGAAAATTTTAAAGAAAACAAAACGTTCCATTCAGGATTTATACCATTTTATCTAGATGGTTCAACCGGTAATGTTTACCTAGAAATTTCAGATTTTAACCAACAATTTTTATTTCAAAGTAGTATGCCGCATGGGCTTGGATCTAACGATATTGGTTTAGATCGTGGACAGTTAGGGCAAACTCGTTTAGTACAGTTTGAAAAAGTCGGAAATAAAGTTTTTTTACGTCAACTTAATACTTATTATCGTGCTGACAGTGATAATACCTTAGAGCGTCAAGCTATAGATGAAGCATTTGCGACCTCTATTATTTGGGGCTTTAAAGTAGAAAAAGTCATAAACAACAAAGTTGTTATCGACTACACCCCATTTCTTTTATCCGATATTCACAATCTTAGTGCTTCCTTAAAATCTAGCAAGCAAGGCAATTATTCTATTGATGCTACTCGTAGTGGTTTATATGAAAAACGCACTAAAGCATTTGTTGATAATACTGAATTAGAAGCAATTGTTACTTTTAAAGGTAAAGATGCAGGCAAACATCTGCGTTCTGTAACGCCTGATGCAAATGCTGTAACTGTAAATTTTCATCATTCATTAATACGCTTGCCTGATGCGCAATATCAACCAAGAAAATTTCATACATACTCTGGAATGTGGTCAGTAGAATATGCTGATTACGCGAGCAATATTGATGCACCATTGTTACAACGAGTTATACCTAGACATCGATTAACCAAAAAAAATCCTGATGCTGAATTAAGTGAAGCTGTTGAACCTATTATTTACTATTTAGATCCTGGTGTACCAGAGCCAGTTCGTTCGGCATTAATTGATGGTGCTTTGTGGTGGGATCAGGCATTTTCAGCGATAGGTTATAAAAATGCCTTTCAGGTGAAAATGTTACCAGAAGATGCTGATCCTATGGACATTCGTTATAACGTTATTCAATGGGTTCATCGTGCTACGCGTGGTTGGTCATATGGTGCATCAGTTGTTGACCCTCGCACAGGCGAAATACTTAAAGGTCATGTTACTTTAGGCTCACTACGAGTACGCCAAGATTATTTAATTGCTCTAGGTTTAACATCACCATTTAAAAGTAGCGATGTTAATACTACAGAGCAAAAAGAAATGGCCTTAGCTCGCATTCGTCAATTATCTGCTCATGAAGTTGGTCATACTTTGGGTATCGCGCATAATTTTTCTGCTAGTGTGAATAACCGCGCCTCGGTAATGGATTATCCACACCCGTTAATTACTTTAGATGCGCAAGGGGATATTGATTTATCAAATGCTTATGCCGCAGATATTGGTGTATGGGATAAACATGTAATTAATTACGCCTATGCTGATTTTAATAATGAGCAACAAGGTTTAGCACAGGTAATAAAAACAGCTAAAGAGCAAGGGCTGCAATATATGTCTGATCCTGATTCTCGTCCTAAAGGAGGCGCTGAAGCGTCAGGGCACTTATGGGATAATGGTGAAGATCCGGTCGCTGAGTTAACGAGAGTTATGGCTGTTAGAGCGAAAGCATTGAGCAACTTTGGTATTAACAGCATTGAGCAGGGAACACCGTTTTCTGAACTTGAAGATACTTTAGTACCTGTTTACAATTTTCATCGTTATCAAGTTGAAGCTGCAGCCAAAGTAATTGCCGGTGTTAATTATTCTTATGCAGTGAAAGGTGAAGATGACATTGCTCAATCTGTTGTATCAGCAGAAAAACAACAAGCGGCAATTAATGCTTTGTTAGCAACACTAGAGCCGGAATTTTTAACGCTATCTAATGATATTATCAGCCTCATACCACCGAAAGCTTATGGCTATTATCGGTCTCGCGAAAGCTTTCGCTCAAATACTTCGCTTTCATTTGACCCGGTAACAGCAGCGCAAGCAAGTGCAAAATATACCTTGTCTTTGATGCTAACTCCACAAAGACTTGCTCGTTTAAATCAGCAGCATATGCTAGATAATCGCATTCCATCGGTGCACAATTTAATTGCTGAAGTTATTATTGCTACCATCAAGCAAGATAGTAAATCAGGTTTAAGCAGTGCTGTTCAACAGCGTATTAATCAACAAGTTTTAGATAGTGTGTTGGCTTTGTTTCATAACGATAAGTTAGTTGCCGAGGTTCGTAGCCAAGTCTATGCAAACCTGCTTGACTTACAATCGTGGTTAAAAGGCAAAACCTCATATCATTTCAAGAGCAATTCTTTGTATCCGCAATATCATTTGTTACAACAACAGATTGCTTTTAGTTTGCAACAAGGTAAAACTATCATCAATGAAGTGCCGGTTAGTATGCCTCCAGGATCTCCTATTGGAGCATCTTCGCGCTAA
- a CDS encoding flavin prenyltransferase UbiX, producing the protein MADFNGKITLAITGASGSLYALRLLECLVAANYQVYVLVSSAARVVLDTEVNVKLPANPEAATKFLIDKYQAKAEQITVFGKEQWFSPVASGSAAPKQMIVCPCSTGTLASISQGMSDNLIERAADVVIKERGQLIMVPRETPFSTIHLANMHSLSQMGVTIMPAAPGFYHNPESINDLIDFMVGRMLDHIGIEQTIMPRWGYSN; encoded by the coding sequence TTGGCAGACTTTAACGGAAAAATCACCTTAGCAATCACCGGTGCATCAGGCTCTTTATACGCATTACGTCTACTAGAATGCTTAGTTGCGGCTAACTATCAAGTGTATGTTCTTGTTTCCAGTGCAGCTCGCGTGGTACTCGATACTGAAGTAAACGTTAAACTACCTGCCAACCCAGAGGCAGCAACTAAATTTTTAATCGACAAATACCAAGCCAAAGCTGAGCAAATTACTGTGTTTGGCAAAGAGCAATGGTTCTCTCCGGTAGCTTCAGGCTCAGCCGCACCAAAACAAATGATAGTTTGTCCGTGTTCAACAGGAACACTCGCCTCAATAAGCCAGGGCATGAGTGACAATTTAATTGAACGCGCCGCAGATGTCGTCATTAAAGAACGTGGACAGCTAATTATGGTACCTAGAGAAACACCATTCTCAACCATTCATTTAGCTAATATGCATAGCCTTTCGCAAATGGGCGTTACCATAATGCCTGCAGCTCCAGGCTTTTATCACAATCCTGAATCAATTAATGATTTAATCGATTTTATGGTGGGCCGCATGCTTGATCATATCGGCATTGAGCAAACAATCATGCCGCGCTGGGGCTATTCGAATTAG
- a CDS encoding class 1 fructose-bisphosphatase: MQRIAPALREDNVPLDLISLIKTILAATKEISFRVGQGQLSGVLGSTLDENIQGEVQKQLDVVANQLFKDITLESGFVKAISSEEEDTSVAGNEDGKYIVSFDPLDGSSNIEINSLIGTIFSIMEAPEGMSADNPDLFKQPGTAQVCAGYVLYGPSTMLALTTGAGTHFYTLDKTHGSYMLTERNVKIAAETSEFAINMSNQRFWQAPMQGYINDLVAGSDGPRERNFNMRWIAAMVGDVHRVLVRGGIFTYPADNRNPNKPNKLRLMYEANPMSFLVEQAGGLSVTSEGRIMEIQPTDIHQRVEVILGAKNEVEKCLSYYK, translated from the coding sequence ATGCAACGAATTGCTCCCGCACTGCGCGAAGATAATGTTCCTTTAGATCTGATTTCATTAATAAAAACCATCCTTGCAGCTACCAAAGAAATTTCTTTTCGTGTTGGCCAAGGACAGTTAAGTGGTGTTTTAGGATCTACTTTAGATGAAAACATTCAAGGCGAAGTACAAAAACAATTAGACGTTGTTGCCAACCAATTATTTAAAGACATTACCTTAGAGTCTGGCTTTGTAAAAGCAATATCATCTGAAGAAGAAGATACCTCTGTTGCCGGCAATGAAGATGGCAAATATATTGTTTCTTTTGATCCACTAGATGGCAGCTCAAACATTGAGATTAACTCATTAATTGGAACAATTTTTTCAATTATGGAAGCGCCTGAAGGTATGAGTGCTGATAACCCTGACTTATTTAAGCAACCTGGTACTGCTCAGGTTTGTGCTGGTTATGTATTATACGGACCATCAACAATGCTTGCACTTACAACAGGTGCAGGTACTCACTTTTATACATTAGATAAAACCCACGGTAGCTACATGCTCACTGAGCGTAATGTTAAAATCGCTGCAGAGACCTCAGAATTCGCCATAAACATGTCAAACCAACGTTTTTGGCAAGCTCCAATGCAAGGCTACATTAACGATTTAGTTGCAGGATCAGACGGCCCTCGTGAACGTAATTTTAATATGCGTTGGATAGCTGCAATGGTAGGTGATGTACATCGCGTATTAGTTCGTGGTGGAATTTTTACTTACCCTGCCGACAACAGAAATCCGAACAAACCAAACAAATTACGTTTAATGTATGAAGCTAATCCAATGAGTTTTTTAGTTGAACAAGCTGGCGGCTTAAGTGTTACTAGTGAAGGCCGTATTATGGAAATTCAACCAACCGATATTCATCAGCGTGTTGAAGTTATTTTAGGTGCTAAAAACGAAGTTGAAAAGTGTTTGAGTTACTACAAGTAG
- a CDS encoding ATP-binding protein, translating to MSFPPKYSLSPIRICEYIPALFIIFLLTVSWQSLAFADAKKADDKPVIETAKPDTLQTQPLEKDETKHPDKELTSTAEEKVEPNPDKELTSTAEEKVEPNPDEDNIELGIDETGEGDIESQEIAEQNDEEVEYTPEPVNSEYLTDNSLEMFEAEFYNLQDKIASFSRTADDYEELYSRMRPVIAEKTRQLHERIKHKNVDLKLLTQVKNDEEFIKLLSLTREIKNFYLLRHNIFVEATDEFRSLLTSTKLNGINEAKLEFDYISLQMLIIFKATFQRVIEVPERFSSAPVDIFINIVMIFFAFVVLKKWQSWAKTGLPIWRQKILATRPRTAARMKAARAIWYLENTRTPIEWLLFINFILSSIDILQIQILIDVISTLALWICLTYFVFSFLSKMIERGKQGVLKNISSKQSKSLKLAVWWVGWYKLSFELTAIFIANGTIFSWLETLFLFLLLPVYIFFILQWRNDCFNYIDEERDAPAMIKKLITERTGIKGFFFANIALIFVVYFFFTKVFLSLISRVESGRRITAEIYRKKLVNDNTELLEKTKSAANLYPELHDILIDSDKSNIDSVFQGPISKVINMLENNERSHLAVTGERGIGKSHFLKSLAKQHGKAIIINCNEDFGDLLNSMQEQLGLEQENVKTSDITKAIKEQGIDLILLDNCHRFLTSEASGQREIRRLYGWINDLKGLALWVLSFDSSSWSLLNALGIATGFFSTSIQLKTWTEDQISALFEQRCKEAELDIDFGQLIIPRQLADIEHDSMEARNKSGIYRIIWGYADGNPAIACRTFANSIIFNEGRLMAILPAYPDNKIIEHYDINSLLVLRVLCQFGRCSVNDIVKNLRLNGLVVNSALSACVAQGIVEQVSGRYQITWLWFRSVSKYLARQNLLTR from the coding sequence ATGAGTTTCCCACCTAAATACAGCTTATCGCCTATTAGAATATGCGAGTACATACCTGCTTTATTTATCATTTTTTTACTTACTGTCAGCTGGCAGTCATTGGCATTTGCTGATGCAAAAAAGGCCGACGACAAGCCTGTCATCGAAACAGCTAAGCCGGATACACTTCAGACTCAACCGCTAGAAAAAGATGAAACAAAACATCCAGATAAAGAATTAACAAGCACAGCTGAAGAGAAAGTTGAACCAAACCCAGACAAAGAATTAACAAGCACAGCTGAAGAGAAAGTTGAGCCAAATCCAGATGAAGATAATATTGAGCTGGGTATCGATGAAACCGGTGAAGGTGATATTGAATCACAAGAAATAGCAGAGCAAAATGACGAAGAGGTTGAATATACACCAGAGCCAGTAAACTCTGAATATCTTACCGATAATAGCTTAGAAATGTTTGAAGCCGAATTTTATAACCTGCAAGATAAAATCGCAAGTTTCAGCCGAACTGCTGATGATTATGAAGAGCTTTATAGTCGAATGCGTCCGGTCATAGCTGAAAAGACAAGGCAGCTGCATGAAAGAATAAAACATAAAAATGTTGATTTAAAGTTGCTTACACAAGTAAAAAACGATGAAGAATTTATTAAACTTCTTAGTTTGACTCGTGAAATTAAAAACTTTTATTTGCTCCGCCATAACATATTTGTTGAGGCCACAGATGAATTTAGAAGTTTACTGACAAGTACCAAATTAAATGGCATTAATGAAGCAAAACTAGAGTTTGATTATATTAGTTTGCAAATGTTAATCATCTTTAAAGCAACATTCCAACGGGTAATTGAAGTCCCAGAAAGGTTCAGTTCAGCTCCGGTAGATATTTTTATCAATATAGTGATGATTTTCTTCGCTTTTGTGGTGTTAAAAAAATGGCAAAGCTGGGCAAAAACAGGTTTGCCTATCTGGCGACAAAAAATACTGGCGACTAGGCCAAGAACCGCAGCAAGAATGAAAGCGGCGCGAGCAATTTGGTACCTTGAGAATACACGCACTCCCATAGAATGGTTACTGTTTATTAACTTTATTTTAAGCAGTATCGACATTCTCCAAATACAAATTTTAATCGATGTTATTAGCACGTTAGCATTATGGATTTGTTTAACTTATTTTGTCTTTAGCTTTCTTAGCAAAATGATTGAACGAGGAAAACAAGGCGTTTTAAAGAACATCAGTAGCAAACAGTCAAAATCTTTGAAATTAGCTGTTTGGTGGGTAGGTTGGTATAAACTGTCTTTTGAACTAACGGCTATTTTCATCGCCAACGGTACAATTTTCTCTTGGCTCGAAACCCTATTTTTATTTTTATTGCTGCCTGTATATATATTTTTTATTTTGCAATGGCGAAACGATTGCTTCAACTACATTGATGAAGAACGTGATGCCCCAGCGATGATTAAAAAATTAATTACCGAGCGCACAGGTATCAAGGGCTTCTTTTTTGCCAATATAGCCCTAATTTTTGTTGTTTATTTCTTTTTTACAAAAGTTTTTTTAAGCTTAATTTCAAGAGTCGAATCTGGAAGAAGAATAACAGCTGAAATTTATCGTAAAAAACTAGTAAACGATAACACTGAACTATTAGAGAAAACCAAATCGGCCGCCAATTTATACCCCGAACTTCATGATATTTTAATCGATAGTGATAAATCCAATATTGACTCGGTTTTTCAAGGACCAATTAGCAAAGTTATCAATATGCTAGAAAACAATGAACGAAGTCATTTAGCCGTTACTGGTGAACGAGGCATTGGTAAGAGTCATTTTTTGAAATCTTTAGCAAAACAACATGGTAAGGCCATTATTATTAATTGTAATGAAGACTTTGGCGACCTGTTAAATTCAATGCAAGAACAACTTGGCTTAGAACAAGAAAACGTTAAAACGTCTGATATTACCAAAGCCATTAAAGAGCAAGGCATTGATTTGATTTTATTAGATAATTGCCATCGATTTTTAACTTCAGAAGCAAGTGGCCAAAGAGAAATACGGCGCTTATATGGCTGGATTAATGATTTAAAAGGTTTAGCCCTTTGGGTACTTAGTTTTGATAGTAGCTCGTGGAGCCTGCTTAATGCTTTAGGCATAGCTACCGGCTTCTTTTCAACAAGTATTCAGTTAAAAACCTGGACTGAAGATCAAATTAGCGCATTATTTGAACAACGTTGTAAAGAAGCCGAATTAGATATCGATTTTGGGCAACTCATTATTCCTAGACAACTCGCTGATATTGAGCATGATTCAATGGAAGCGAGAAATAAATCTGGTATTTATCGTATTATTTGGGGCTACGCTGATGGTAATCCTGCAATAGCCTGTCGCACATTTGCAAATTCAATTATTTTCAATGAAGGTAGGCTAATGGCCATACTCCCCGCCTATCCTGATAATAAAATTATTGAACATTATGATATCAATTCGCTTCTTGTACTTAGGGTATTGTGTCAATTCGGTCGTTGTAGTGTTAATGACATAGTAAAGAACCTTCGTCTTAATGGCTTAGTGGTTAATAGCGCCTTATCTGCATGTGTGGCACAAGGAATTGTTGAACAAGTGTCAGGACGCTATCAAATAACTTGGCTATGGTTTAGATCTGTATCTAAATATTTAGCCCGTCAAAATTTATTAACCCGCTAA
- a CDS encoding periplasmic nitrate reductase, NapE protein codes for MAEHESTSEVSNTNNNTQAKEFKAFLFIIIFFFPIITSIAAGGYGFIIWMSQVILGPPGHG; via the coding sequence GTGGCAGAACATGAATCTACTTCTGAAGTATCAAATACAAATAACAACACGCAAGCAAAAGAATTTAAGGCCTTTTTGTTTATCATCATTTTCTTTTTTCCAATTATTACAAGCATAGCAGCTGGTGGCTATGGATTTATTATTTGGATGTCACAAGTTATTTTAGGCCCTCCTGGCCATGGTTAA
- the mpl gene encoding UDP-N-acetylmuramate:L-alanyl-gamma-D-glutamyl-meso-diaminopimelate ligase, with the protein MSKHVHILGICGTFMGGIAAIAKQLGFRVSGCDANVYPPMSTQLEELGIELMQGYKAEHLKDEPDMVIVGNAMSRGNPMVEYVMERNIPYTSGPQWLLENVLKDRWVLAVAGTHGKTTTSSMLAWILEYAHLTPGYLIGGVPQNFDTSARLGNSPFFVIEADEYDTAFFDKRSKFVHYRPRTLVMNNLEFDHADIFDSIKDIQRQFHHVVRMVPGNGLLLAPKNDQALTETLAMGSWTPVEFSSDDSGWLADKINADGSEFKVYFNQQLQGTVQWNLIGDFNIDNALMAIAAARHAGVPSHVAIEALGEFVNTKRRQELVGTVNGINVYDDFAHHPTAISKNLAGFRAKVESERILAVLEPRSNTMKSGVHKDTLAASLNDADLVYLYQDENVKWSVADLISDCKAPTQCKDDIAELVELVAKEAKAGDHIVVMSNGGFGSFHTKLIETLEARS; encoded by the coding sequence ATGAGCAAACACGTACATATTTTAGGGATTTGTGGCACATTTATGGGCGGTATAGCGGCCATAGCAAAACAACTTGGCTTTCGAGTATCAGGTTGCGATGCCAATGTGTATCCACCAATGAGCACCCAACTAGAAGAGTTGGGCATTGAATTAATGCAAGGTTATAAAGCCGAGCACCTAAAAGATGAACCTGACATGGTGATTGTTGGCAACGCCATGTCACGCGGTAATCCTATGGTTGAGTATGTAATGGAGAGAAATATTCCTTACACCTCCGGTCCACAATGGTTATTAGAAAATGTATTAAAAGACCGATGGGTTTTGGCCGTTGCTGGTACTCACGGTAAAACTACAACTAGTTCAATGCTGGCTTGGATCTTAGAGTACGCACATTTAACACCTGGGTACTTAATTGGCGGTGTTCCGCAAAACTTTGATACATCGGCAAGACTTGGTAATTCACCATTTTTCGTTATTGAAGCCGATGAATATGACACAGCATTTTTTGATAAACGCTCTAAGTTTGTTCATTATCGTCCTCGTACGTTAGTAATGAATAACCTTGAATTTGATCATGCCGATATTTTTGACTCGATTAAAGATATTCAGCGTCAATTTCATCATGTGGTGAGAATGGTGCCAGGTAACGGTTTACTGCTTGCGCCTAAAAACGATCAAGCATTAACAGAAACCTTAGCTATGGGTAGTTGGACTCCGGTTGAATTTTCAAGTGATGATTCAGGCTGGCTTGCTGATAAAATTAATGCTGATGGAAGCGAGTTTAAAGTGTACTTTAATCAGCAATTACAAGGCACTGTGCAGTGGAACTTGATTGGTGATTTCAATATAGATAATGCATTAATGGCAATTGCTGCTGCAAGGCATGCAGGTGTGCCGAGCCATGTAGCAATTGAGGCCTTAGGTGAGTTTGTGAATACCAAACGCAGACAAGAATTAGTTGGAACAGTAAACGGAATTAACGTTTATGATGACTTTGCCCATCACCCAACAGCGATAAGTAAAAACCTAGCAGGATTTAGGGCTAAAGTTGAGAGTGAACGCATACTTGCGGTGTTAGAACCAAGATCAAATACGATGAAATCGGGTGTTCATAAAGATACACTTGCAGCATCACTAAATGATGCTGATTTGGTTTACTTATATCAAGATGAAAATGTTAAATGGTCAGTGGCTGATTTAATAAGTGATTGTAAAGCCCCTACCCAATGTAAAGATGACATTGCTGAGTTGGTAGAGTTAGTTGCTAAAGAAGCAAAAGCAGGCGATCATATTGTAGTGATGAGTAATGGTGGTTTTGGCAGTTTTCATACTAAGCTGATAGAAACACTAGAAGCTAGAAGCTAA